The Primulina tabacum isolate GXHZ01 chromosome 16, ASM2559414v2, whole genome shotgun sequence genome window below encodes:
- the LOC142528208 gene encoding CBL-interacting serine/threonine-protein kinase 3-like isoform X1 produces MKFLLKTAIAERRTSLRENQLRMSQPKIKRRIGKYEVGRTIGEGTFAKVKFAKNSETGQPVALKILDKDKVLKHKMAEQIRREIATMKLIKHPNVVSLYEVMASKTKIFIVMEFVTGGELFDNIANHGRMKEDDARKYFQQLINAVDYCHSRGVFHRDLKPENLLMDDAGNLKVSDFGLSALSQTVRDDGLLHTTCGTPNYVAPEVLNDRGYDGATADLWSCGVILFVLLAGYLPFDDANLMNLYSKISSAEFTCPSWFSFGAMKLIARILEPNPLKRITIPEILEDEWFKKGYKAPIFDEKEDTNLDDVEAVFKDSEEHLVMEKKEEQPTAMNAFELISMSKGLNLGYLFDAEQEFKRETRFTSKRPANEIIKLIEQAAKPLGFDVHKKNYKMRLENIKAGRKGNLNVATEVFQVAPSLHMVEVRKAKGDTLEFHKFYKNLSTCLEDVVWKTEE; encoded by the exons AT GAAGTTCTTGTTAAAGACTGCTATCGCTGAGCGCAGAACAAGTCTGCGGGAAAATCAGTTGCGGATGAGTCAACCCAAAATTAAGCGCAGAATTGGGAAATATGAAGTTGGAAGGACAATCGGTGAGGGAACATTTGCAAAAGTGAAATTTGCTAAGAATTCTGAGACTGGACAACCAGTGGCTCTGAAGATTCTCGACAAGGATAAGGTCCTGAAGCACAAAATGGCTGAACAG ATTAGGCGGGAAATTGCTACAATGAAATTGATAAAGCATCCCAATGTCGTTAGTTTGTATGAG GTTATGGCGAGCAAGACCAAGATATTTATTGTCATGGAATTTGTTACTGGAGGAGAGCTCTTTGATAATATT GCGAATCATGGACGGATGAAAGAAGATGATgccagaaaatattttcaacagcTCATTAATGCTGTTGATTATTGCCACAGTAGGGGAGTCTTTCACAGAGATCTGAAG CCGGAAAACTTATTAATGGACGATGCTGGGAACCTAAAAGTTTCTGATTTCGGATTAAGTGCTCTATCTCAAACAGTCAGG GATGATGGTTTACTGCATACTACTTGTGGAACTCCAAATTACGTCGCGCCTGAG GTCCTCAATGATCGAGGCTACGATGGAGCAACTGCAGACTTGTGGTCATGTGGAGTAATACTCTTTGTCTTGCTTGCAGGATACTTGCCTTTTGATGATGCAAATCTTATGAACTTGTATTCAAAA ATATCTTCTGCCGAATTCACTTGCCCCTCATGGTTTTCCTTTGGTGCCATGAAATTAATTGCTCGGATTCTTGAACCAAATCCCTTGAAA CGTATTACTATCCCGGAAATATTGGAAGATGAGTGGTTTAAGAAAGGCTACAAAGCACCGATATTTGATGAGAAAGAAGATACAAATTTGGATGATGTTGAAGCTGTTTTTAAGGATTCCGAG GAACATCTTGTGATGGAGAAAAAGGAGGAGCAACCGACGGCAATGAACGCCTTTGAGTTAATCTCCATGTCAAAAGGTCTCAATCTTGGGTATCTATTCGACGCAGAACAG GAATTTAAGAGGGAAACAAGGTTCACATCTAAACGCCCTGCCAATGAGATTATAAAGTTAATCGAACAAGCAGCAAAACCACTTGGTTTTGACGTTCACAAGAAGAACTACAAG ATGAGGCTTGAAAACATAAAAGCTGGAAGAAAAGGAAACCTTAACGTAGCTACCGAG GTCTTTCAAGTTGCCCCTTCTCTGCATATGGTTGAGGTTAGAAAGGCAAAGGGAGATACCTTGGAGTTCCACAAG TTCTACAAAAATCTGTCTACCTGCCTAGAGGACGTTGTCTGGAAAACCGAAGAGTAG
- the LOC142528208 gene encoding CBL-interacting serine/threonine-protein kinase 3-like isoform X2, whose product MSQPKIKRRIGKYEVGRTIGEGTFAKVKFAKNSETGQPVALKILDKDKVLKHKMAEQIRREIATMKLIKHPNVVSLYEVMASKTKIFIVMEFVTGGELFDNIANHGRMKEDDARKYFQQLINAVDYCHSRGVFHRDLKPENLLMDDAGNLKVSDFGLSALSQTVRDDGLLHTTCGTPNYVAPEVLNDRGYDGATADLWSCGVILFVLLAGYLPFDDANLMNLYSKISSAEFTCPSWFSFGAMKLIARILEPNPLKRITIPEILEDEWFKKGYKAPIFDEKEDTNLDDVEAVFKDSEEHLVMEKKEEQPTAMNAFELISMSKGLNLGYLFDAEQEFKRETRFTSKRPANEIIKLIEQAAKPLGFDVHKKNYKMRLENIKAGRKGNLNVATEVFQVAPSLHMVEVRKAKGDTLEFHKFYKNLSTCLEDVVWKTEE is encoded by the exons ATGAGTCAACCCAAAATTAAGCGCAGAATTGGGAAATATGAAGTTGGAAGGACAATCGGTGAGGGAACATTTGCAAAAGTGAAATTTGCTAAGAATTCTGAGACTGGACAACCAGTGGCTCTGAAGATTCTCGACAAGGATAAGGTCCTGAAGCACAAAATGGCTGAACAG ATTAGGCGGGAAATTGCTACAATGAAATTGATAAAGCATCCCAATGTCGTTAGTTTGTATGAG GTTATGGCGAGCAAGACCAAGATATTTATTGTCATGGAATTTGTTACTGGAGGAGAGCTCTTTGATAATATT GCGAATCATGGACGGATGAAAGAAGATGATgccagaaaatattttcaacagcTCATTAATGCTGTTGATTATTGCCACAGTAGGGGAGTCTTTCACAGAGATCTGAAG CCGGAAAACTTATTAATGGACGATGCTGGGAACCTAAAAGTTTCTGATTTCGGATTAAGTGCTCTATCTCAAACAGTCAGG GATGATGGTTTACTGCATACTACTTGTGGAACTCCAAATTACGTCGCGCCTGAG GTCCTCAATGATCGAGGCTACGATGGAGCAACTGCAGACTTGTGGTCATGTGGAGTAATACTCTTTGTCTTGCTTGCAGGATACTTGCCTTTTGATGATGCAAATCTTATGAACTTGTATTCAAAA ATATCTTCTGCCGAATTCACTTGCCCCTCATGGTTTTCCTTTGGTGCCATGAAATTAATTGCTCGGATTCTTGAACCAAATCCCTTGAAA CGTATTACTATCCCGGAAATATTGGAAGATGAGTGGTTTAAGAAAGGCTACAAAGCACCGATATTTGATGAGAAAGAAGATACAAATTTGGATGATGTTGAAGCTGTTTTTAAGGATTCCGAG GAACATCTTGTGATGGAGAAAAAGGAGGAGCAACCGACGGCAATGAACGCCTTTGAGTTAATCTCCATGTCAAAAGGTCTCAATCTTGGGTATCTATTCGACGCAGAACAG GAATTTAAGAGGGAAACAAGGTTCACATCTAAACGCCCTGCCAATGAGATTATAAAGTTAATCGAACAAGCAGCAAAACCACTTGGTTTTGACGTTCACAAGAAGAACTACAAG ATGAGGCTTGAAAACATAAAAGCTGGAAGAAAAGGAAACCTTAACGTAGCTACCGAG GTCTTTCAAGTTGCCCCTTCTCTGCATATGGTTGAGGTTAGAAAGGCAAAGGGAGATACCTTGGAGTTCCACAAG TTCTACAAAAATCTGTCTACCTGCCTAGAGGACGTTGTCTGGAAAACCGAAGAGTAG